From the Polynucleobacter sp. MWH-UH35A genome, one window contains:
- a CDS encoding sulfite exporter TauE/SafE family protein gives MLQFFQDSSQFIVSGALVGLLVGMTGVGGGSLMTPLLTIIFGVAPTTAVGTDLAFAAITKGFGTVAHRLHGNVRWDIVKLLCLGSITTAILSILALKFIGPVSKSFNHFISFSIGVSVLLTAISLLFRAKILKWVQDNPSLLPSGSNLKIATVAVGAVIGILVTVSSIGAGAIGATLILILYPHLKPSQVAGTDIAYAVPLTALAGIGHWWLGNVHFDLLLGLLLGSVPAIWLGAKLSSSLSEKATRNTLAVTLFLVGIKLVAS, from the coding sequence ATGCTGCAATTTTTTCAAGACTCATCACAGTTTATTGTTTCTGGCGCGTTGGTTGGACTACTTGTCGGTATGACAGGTGTTGGTGGCGGCTCGCTGATGACGCCTTTATTAACCATTATCTTTGGAGTTGCTCCAACAACTGCTGTCGGAACCGATTTGGCCTTTGCCGCTATCACCAAAGGGTTCGGCACTGTAGCACATCGACTGCACGGGAATGTTCGCTGGGACATCGTAAAGCTATTGTGTCTTGGTAGTATCACCACAGCCATCCTTTCTATTCTGGCACTGAAGTTTATTGGCCCTGTCTCCAAAAGCTTTAATCACTTCATCAGCTTCTCTATCGGGGTTTCAGTTTTATTAACAGCCATATCTTTACTATTTAGAGCGAAGATTTTGAAATGGGTGCAGGATAATCCTAGTCTTCTTCCTAGCGGCTCAAACCTCAAAATTGCAACCGTCGCTGTTGGCGCAGTGATTGGCATATTGGTCACAGTTTCCTCCATTGGGGCTGGTGCAATAGGAGCAACTTTGATACTCATTTTGTACCCGCATCTCAAGCCCTCACAAGTTGCTGGCACTGATATTGCTTATGCAGTTCCTCTCACCGCTCTTGCTGGTATCGGCCACTGGTGGCTCGGAAATGTTCACTTTGACTTACTGCTTGGACTTCTACTGGGATCCGTTCCAGCGATTTGGCTAGGGGCTAAGCTCTCAAGCTCACTATCCGAAAAAGCAACACGAAATACCCTCGCGGTAACACTATTTTTGGTTGGCATCAAATTGGTTGCTTCATGA
- a CDS encoding disulfide bond formation protein B: MKRIQYLFLSIFSLSLVIVAVILQQTGYQGVSFMPCPLCILQRIGYLGVAISCLLAAGIAPLRRLFHGLALLAAGYGVAVAGHHVWLLLHPRESCGIDPLETWINQFQLANHLPWLFKADGLCSAKLPAILGLQVPEWSLLWFSVLLLILLITFFRKS, from the coding sequence ATGAAAAGAATCCAATACCTCTTCCTGTCAATTTTTAGCCTGAGTTTGGTGATTGTTGCCGTGATCTTGCAGCAGACGGGCTACCAAGGTGTTAGCTTTATGCCCTGTCCTTTATGCATTTTGCAAAGGATTGGCTATCTTGGAGTCGCAATTTCTTGTTTATTGGCGGCAGGTATTGCACCACTAAGAAGGTTATTTCATGGCTTGGCGCTTTTGGCTGCTGGATATGGAGTAGCAGTGGCTGGTCATCATGTTTGGCTTTTACTTCACCCACGTGAATCTTGCGGTATAGATCCTTTGGAGACTTGGATTAATCAATTTCAGTTAGCGAACCATCTTCCCTGGTTATTTAAGGCCGATGGATTATGTTCTGCAAAGCTCCCAGCAATTTTGGGATTGCAAGTACCAGAGTGGTCCTTGCTGTGGTTTTCGGTTCTCTTATTGATATTGTTAATTACCTTCTTTAGGAAATCCTAA
- the recJ gene encoding single-stranded-DNA-specific exonuclease RecJ: MSLFSQRPFSERTATWLTQSGLHPLLARLYAARGLQSPEELSLDLKQLLSPVELKNCLSTATLLADILEKNEPMLIVADYDCDGATACAVGLRGLRMLGGSNIPIQFLVPNRFTMGYGLTPEVVELAAQQNPKPKYLITVDNGIASEAGVNRAKELGMEVIVTDHHLPGDHLPKALAIVNPNQPGCTFSSKALAGVGVMFYLLIALRAELRKRGKFTNETQPKVENLLDLVALGTVADVAQLDRNNRVLVSNGLKRIRAGISQPGIQALFQAATRDPRKANTFDLGFAIGPRLNAAGRLADMTLGIRLLLTDNADEAMTLAHELDRINRERRVIEAGMQETALSHLAEDQLSGTMSDRNGICLWNPEWHQGVVGIVASRLKERFNRPTIVFAPADGNASEELRGSGRSLTGFHLRDALDLVSKREPGLILKFGGHAMAAGLTIRKGDFEKFDACFQEVASELLTDELLERRHAHDGALELSEFTPEIGDLLAEEIWGQGFPQPVFYGEFEIAQQSLMKEKHLRLMVKPLGAGASSKPLTAVWFNRTQSLPAKARLAYRLVTDRYQGQARVQLMIEAHDEAAST; this comes from the coding sequence ATGAGCCTATTTTCTCAACGCCCCTTCTCAGAACGCACCGCTACGTGGTTGACACAAAGTGGCCTACATCCATTATTGGCCAGGCTCTATGCAGCAAGAGGTCTGCAATCTCCTGAAGAACTCTCGCTCGATCTTAAGCAACTGCTTTCACCGGTAGAACTGAAAAACTGCCTCAGCACAGCAACTTTATTGGCAGATATTCTGGAGAAAAATGAGCCCATGCTCATCGTCGCTGACTACGATTGCGACGGAGCAACGGCATGTGCTGTCGGCCTTAGGGGCCTGCGTATGTTGGGTGGTTCAAATATTCCAATTCAGTTTCTGGTACCTAATCGCTTTACGATGGGATATGGCTTGACTCCTGAGGTAGTGGAATTAGCAGCGCAACAAAATCCCAAACCAAAATATTTAATTACTGTTGATAACGGCATCGCAAGTGAGGCTGGTGTTAATCGCGCCAAAGAACTTGGTATGGAAGTGATTGTGACCGACCACCATCTCCCCGGAGATCATTTGCCAAAAGCACTAGCAATCGTAAATCCCAATCAACCGGGCTGCACTTTTTCAAGTAAAGCACTCGCTGGTGTTGGCGTGATGTTTTATTTGCTGATTGCTCTGCGTGCTGAACTACGCAAGCGCGGTAAATTTACAAACGAGACTCAACCCAAGGTAGAAAATCTTTTAGATCTTGTTGCCTTAGGAACGGTTGCAGACGTTGCACAGCTCGATCGCAACAATCGGGTATTGGTTTCTAATGGCCTAAAGCGCATTCGCGCAGGAATATCTCAACCTGGTATTCAGGCACTTTTTCAAGCGGCTACACGTGATCCACGCAAAGCGAATACCTTTGACCTGGGTTTTGCCATCGGCCCGAGGCTCAATGCTGCTGGGCGTCTAGCCGATATGACATTAGGTATACGCCTGCTGCTAACCGATAACGCCGATGAAGCGATGACTCTGGCACATGAGCTAGATCGCATTAATCGTGAAAGACGTGTCATTGAAGCGGGCATGCAAGAAACCGCTCTTTCTCACCTTGCTGAGGATCAACTTTCGGGAACGATGTCAGATCGCAACGGCATTTGTCTGTGGAATCCCGAGTGGCACCAAGGTGTAGTTGGTATTGTTGCTTCGCGCCTAAAGGAGCGCTTCAACCGCCCCACTATCGTATTTGCTCCAGCCGATGGAAATGCGAGCGAAGAATTACGCGGTTCAGGCCGTTCACTGACGGGCTTTCATTTAAGAGATGCTCTAGATTTAGTTTCCAAACGCGAACCTGGACTCATTCTGAAATTTGGTGGCCATGCAATGGCAGCAGGCCTGACGATTCGCAAAGGTGATTTCGAAAAGTTTGACGCCTGCTTCCAAGAAGTTGCTTCTGAATTACTAACTGACGAATTACTAGAGCGCCGCCATGCTCACGATGGCGCCCTAGAGCTTTCTGAATTTACCCCTGAAATTGGCGACCTCTTGGCAGAAGAGATCTGGGGTCAAGGCTTTCCTCAGCCGGTTTTCTACGGGGAATTTGAAATTGCCCAACAAAGCCTCATGAAAGAAAAACATCTTCGCTTAATGGTTAAGCCCCTGGGGGCTGGAGCAAGCTCGAAACCATTAACAGCAGTTTGGTTTAACCGCACACAAAGCCTACCCGCTAAGGCCAGATTGGCCTACCGCCTCGTGACCGACCGCTATCAAGGTCAAGCCCGTGTTCAATTAATGATTGAAGCCCATGACGAAGCGGCTAGCACCTAA
- the lysS gene encoding lysine--tRNA ligase, which translates to MNDKTNLDNAPATEAVDENHIIAERREKLAKLREGGVAFPNDFVPTHLAADLHAHYDSLTKEELAAKKVHVKVAGRMVLKRVMGKASFATIQDRSGQIQFYINDELSGADVHGAFKHWDMGDFISAEGNLFKTNKGELSVECSNLRLLSKSLRPLPDKFHGLSDLETKYRQRYVDLIVNPESRNTFKARSNAIASLRRHMLDADFMEVETPMLHPIPGGAAAKPFITHHNALDMQMFLRIAPELYLKRLVVGGFERVFEINRNFRNEGVSPRHNPEFTMMEFYAAYTDYRWLMDFTEGLIRAAAIDAQGTAVLTHQGRELDLSKPFQRLTITEAILKYCGQSGKSYEAAQLEDAAFIRAELKKGGENPDAPTLKNAGIGALQLALFELVAEEHLWEPTYIIDYPIEVSPLARESDTRPGITERFELFITGREIANGFSELNDAEDQANRFRKQVEQKEAGDEEAMYFDHDFIRALEYGMPPTGGCGIGIDRLVMLLTDAPNIRDVILFPHLRREEE; encoded by the coding sequence ATGAACGATAAAACCAATTTAGACAATGCCCCAGCTACTGAAGCAGTTGATGAGAACCACATCATTGCGGAGCGCCGTGAAAAACTCGCTAAGCTTCGCGAAGGTGGCGTTGCATTTCCAAATGATTTTGTTCCAACGCATTTGGCAGCTGATTTACATGCTCACTACGACAGCCTAACCAAAGAAGAATTAGCTGCAAAGAAAGTGCATGTCAAAGTAGCGGGACGCATGGTGCTTAAGCGCGTGATGGGTAAAGCAAGCTTCGCAACCATTCAAGATCGCAGCGGTCAAATTCAGTTCTATATCAATGATGAACTCAGTGGAGCCGATGTCCATGGTGCCTTTAAACACTGGGATATGGGAGACTTTATCTCGGCTGAAGGCAACCTCTTTAAAACCAATAAAGGTGAGCTATCAGTTGAGTGTAGCAATTTGCGCTTACTCAGCAAATCACTGCGACCATTGCCAGATAAGTTCCATGGCCTCTCAGACCTAGAGACTAAATATCGTCAGCGCTATGTGGATTTGATTGTGAACCCAGAGAGTCGTAATACTTTCAAAGCGCGTAGCAATGCCATCGCTTCATTACGTCGCCACATGCTTGACGCCGACTTCATGGAAGTCGAAACACCAATGCTCCACCCGATTCCTGGTGGCGCTGCAGCTAAACCATTTATTACGCACCACAATGCTTTAGATATGCAAATGTTTTTGCGTATTGCCCCAGAGCTTTACCTAAAGCGTCTGGTGGTCGGTGGCTTTGAACGTGTATTTGAAATCAACCGCAACTTCCGTAATGAAGGTGTGAGTCCGCGTCACAACCCAGAATTCACCATGATGGAATTCTACGCAGCATATACAGACTATCGTTGGCTCATGGATTTCACAGAAGGCTTGATTCGTGCAGCAGCAATCGATGCACAAGGTACTGCTGTTTTGACTCACCAAGGTCGCGAACTTGATCTGAGTAAGCCATTCCAACGCTTGACTATTACTGAAGCCATCCTGAAGTACTGCGGTCAGTCTGGCAAGAGCTATGAGGCAGCCCAACTTGAAGACGCAGCCTTCATTCGTGCAGAATTGAAAAAAGGTGGCGAGAATCCAGACGCTCCTACCCTCAAAAATGCTGGTATTGGCGCCCTCCAATTAGCCCTTTTTGAATTGGTAGCTGAAGAGCACCTCTGGGAGCCAACTTACATCATTGATTACCCGATTGAAGTGAGTCCGCTTGCTAGAGAATCGGATACTCGCCCAGGTATTACTGAGCGCTTTGAGCTCTTTATCACTGGCCGTGAGATTGCCAATGGCTTCTCTGAATTAAACGATGCTGAAGATCAAGCTAATCGCTTCCGCAAGCAAGTTGAGCAAAAAGAAGCAGGCGATGAAGAGGCAATGTACTTCGATCATGACTTCATTCGAGCTCTCGAGTATGGCATGCCCCCAACTGGCGGTTGCGGTATTGGTATAGATCGCTTGGTAATGCTACTTACCGATGCTCCAAATATTCGTGATGTGATTTTGTTCCCACATCTACGCCGCGAAGAAGAGTAA
- the cysD gene encoding sulfate adenylyltransferase subunit CysD, with the protein MSEQKLLDDHLDWLEAESIYIIREVVAQCSNPAMLFSGGKDSIVMFHLARKAFQFGDRPVKLPFPILHIDTGHNYPEVVAYRDAVVEKTGVKLIVGQVEDSIKKGTVRLRKETDSRNAAQAVTLLEAIAEHEFDALMGGARRDEEKARAKERIFSFRDEFGQWDPKAQRPELWNLYNARIAKGENMRVFPISNWTELDIWQYIAREKLELPSIYYTHPREVIKKNNLLVPVTDVTPKAAGDISEILNVRFRTVGDISCTCPVLSTAATPLEIIAETAITEITERGATRMDDQTNEASMERRKKEGYF; encoded by the coding sequence ATGTCAGAACAAAAATTGCTTGATGATCACTTAGATTGGCTTGAGGCCGAATCTATTTACATCATCCGTGAAGTGGTTGCACAGTGCTCAAACCCTGCCATGCTCTTTTCTGGCGGCAAAGACTCCATCGTGATGTTCCACTTAGCCCGCAAGGCGTTTCAATTTGGCGACCGCCCTGTAAAACTGCCGTTTCCTATTTTGCATATTGATACTGGACACAACTATCCAGAAGTAGTTGCTTATCGAGATGCTGTAGTTGAAAAGACGGGTGTAAAACTGATTGTGGGTCAGGTTGAAGACTCGATCAAAAAGGGCACTGTTCGCCTACGTAAAGAAACCGATTCCCGCAATGCTGCGCAAGCGGTAACCCTCTTAGAGGCTATTGCGGAACATGAGTTTGATGCATTAATGGGCGGCGCACGTCGTGATGAAGAAAAAGCACGCGCTAAAGAGCGTATCTTCTCCTTCCGTGATGAATTCGGTCAATGGGATCCTAAAGCACAACGCCCAGAGCTTTGGAATCTCTATAACGCCCGTATTGCCAAAGGTGAGAACATGCGCGTGTTCCCCATCTCCAACTGGACAGAGCTCGATATCTGGCAATACATCGCTCGCGAGAAATTAGAGCTGCCAAGTATTTACTACACGCATCCACGTGAAGTAATAAAGAAAAATAATTTATTAGTTCCAGTAACTGATGTAACGCCTAAAGCAGCAGGTGATATCAGCGAAATCCTAAACGTGCGTTTCCGCACTGTAGGTGATATTAGCTGCACCTGCCCCGTGTTGAGCACTGCAGCTACTCCTTTGGAGATCATTGCTGAGACCGCTATTACCGAAATTACCGAACGTGGCGCAACCCGCATGGATGACCAAACCAATGAGGCCTCGATGGAGCGCCGCAAGAAAGAAGGTTACTTCTGA
- a CDS encoding phosphoadenylyl-sulfate reductase: protein MIAPDFWSIPPSALTPDELAQKSAALKQRLADISTLFSDVRFATSLAAEDMVITDAITKTGAKIKLFTLATGRLHQETVDMVKTTEGQYGISIEKIYPKDDDVQAFIDQYGVNGFYDGEEPKKACCGARKIKPLNAALLGADAWITGQRREQSITRTELNLEELDDVRGIAKFNPLFDWSESDIWAHIKQENIPIHPLHLKGYPSIGCEPCTRQVKKGEDIRAGRWWWLQSDSKECGLHLNK, encoded by the coding sequence ATGATTGCGCCTGATTTTTGGTCAATTCCACCAAGTGCGCTCACACCAGATGAGCTTGCCCAGAAGTCTGCCGCTTTAAAGCAACGTTTGGCTGATATTTCCACGCTCTTCTCTGATGTTCGCTTCGCAACCAGCCTAGCAGCTGAAGACATGGTCATAACGGATGCGATTACTAAAACTGGAGCCAAAATTAAGCTATTCACCTTGGCAACAGGTCGCCTTCATCAAGAGACTGTGGACATGGTTAAAACCACAGAAGGTCAATATGGCATTTCAATTGAAAAAATTTATCCAAAAGACGATGACGTACAAGCATTCATCGATCAATATGGTGTAAATGGTTTTTACGATGGTGAAGAACCCAAAAAGGCTTGCTGTGGTGCGCGCAAGATCAAACCTCTAAATGCCGCACTTCTTGGTGCTGATGCCTGGATTACGGGCCAACGACGCGAACAGTCCATCACTCGCACCGAACTCAATTTAGAAGAATTAGATGATGTAAGGGGTATCGCAAAGTTCAATCCCTTGTTTGATTGGAGCGAATCAGATATCTGGGCTCATATCAAACAAGAAAACATACCGATACATCCACTGCACCTCAAGGGCTACCCCAGCATTGGCTGCGAGCCCTGCACCCGTCAGGTCAAAAAGGGTGAGGATATTCGGGCTGGTCGCTGGTGGTGGCTGCAAAGCGATAGCAAAGAATGTGGCTTACACCTTAATAAATAA
- the prfB gene encoding peptide chain release factor 2 (programmed frameshift), which yields MEAEQLNTISNTLSDLLTREQALRGIFDFEVKSRRLTEVNSILEDPTIWDDQKKAQALGKEKKLLDGVVTTLTDLNTNITSALELFDMAKEESDFETIAAIEQDVESYSKIVGDLEFRRMFHNEMDSCNCFIDIQAGAGGTEACDWASMLYRQYLKYCERKGYKTEILEESDGDVAGIKSATIKVDGEYAYGHLRSETGVHRLVRKSPFDSSNGRHTSFASIYVYPEIDDSIEIEVNPADIRTDTYRASGAGGQHINKTDSAVRLTHIPTGIVVQCQNDRSQHRNRAEAMTMLKSRLYEHEMQKRRAEQDKLEASKTDVGWGHQIRSYVLDQSRIKDLRTNVEISNTQKVLDGDLDAFIEASLKQGV from the exons ATGGAAGCTGAACAACTAAACACTATTTCAAATACCTTGTCCGATCTGCTCACCCGTGAGCAAGCTCTTCGG GGTATCTTTGACTTCGAAGTAAAGTCACGTCGCCTTACTGAAGTTAACTCAATACTAGAAGATCCCACGATTTGGGATGATCAAAAGAAAGCACAAGCACTCGGCAAAGAAAAGAAGTTGCTTGATGGCGTAGTTACAACCCTTACCGATCTCAATACCAACATTACTAGTGCTCTTGAGCTGTTTGACATGGCCAAAGAGGAAAGTGATTTTGAAACGATCGCTGCAATTGAGCAGGATGTTGAGAGCTATAGCAAGATTGTTGGCGACCTCGAGTTCCGCCGCATGTTCCACAATGAGATGGACTCTTGCAATTGCTTTATTGATATTCAAGCGGGTGCTGGTGGCACAGAAGCCTGCGACTGGGCGAGCATGCTCTATCGCCAATACCTCAAGTATTGCGAACGCAAAGGCTATAAAACTGAAATTCTTGAAGAGTCTGATGGTGACGTTGCTGGCATTAAAAGCGCGACTATCAAAGTCGATGGTGAATATGCTTATGGACACCTCCGCTCAGAAACTGGGGTGCATCGTTTAGTACGTAAGTCACCGTTTGACTCTTCAAACGGACGTCATACCTCCTTTGCTTCCATCTATGTCTATCCAGAAATTGATGACTCGATTGAGATTGAAGTCAATCCTGCTGATATTCGTACAGACACCTACCGCGCCTCTGGTGCAGGCGGTCAGCACATTAACAAAACCGACTCCGCAGTCCGTTTAACCCATATTCCAACTGGGATTGTGGTGCAGTGCCAGAACGATCGCAGTCAGCACCGCAACCGCGCTGAAGCCATGACGATGTTGAAGTCTCGACTTTATGAGCATGAGATGCAAAAACGTCGCGCCGAACAAGACAAATTAGAGGCCAGCAAGACAGATGTGGGTTGGGGTCATCAGATCCGCTCTTATGTATTAGATCAAAGCCGTATTAAAGATTTACGCACCAACGTCGAGATATCAAATACCCAAAAAGTATTGGATGGTGATCTCGATGCCTTTATTGAAGCTAGCCTGAAGCAAGGCGTATAA
- a CDS encoding ferredoxin--NADP reductase produces the protein MAAYNTETVLSVHHWNDTLFSFTTTRNKSLRFRSGHFLMIGLEVEGKPLVRAYSVASPNYEEHLEFLSIKVQDGPLTSRLQKIQVGDPILVSEKSVGTLVLDDLNPGKHLYLFSTGTGLAPFMSIIRDPETYEKFEKVILIHGVRLVSELAYEDYIKNELTQDEYLGELVREKLIYYPTVTREAFKHTGRLTTAIESGQLFKDIGLPPLDPAVDRAMICGSPSMLKETSEMLDAKGFKVSPSLGQLGDYVFERAFVEK, from the coding sequence ATGGCCGCATACAACACCGAAACCGTTTTATCCGTTCACCATTGGAACGACACTCTTTTCAGCTTTACTACCACCCGCAATAAGAGCTTGCGTTTTCGCAGCGGCCACTTCTTGATGATTGGTCTAGAGGTTGAAGGCAAACCATTGGTGCGAGCTTACAGCGTTGCTAGCCCAAACTATGAAGAGCACCTTGAGTTTTTGAGCATCAAAGTTCAAGATGGCCCCCTAACATCACGCCTCCAGAAGATCCAAGTTGGTGACCCAATTCTCGTCAGTGAGAAGTCTGTTGGCACCCTGGTATTGGACGACTTAAATCCTGGGAAGCATCTTTACCTCTTTAGCACCGGTACTGGTCTTGCTCCATTCATGAGCATCATTCGTGATCCAGAGACTTATGAAAAGTTTGAGAAAGTTATTCTCATTCATGGCGTGCGTCTCGTTAGTGAACTTGCTTATGAGGACTACATCAAGAATGAGTTGACTCAAGATGAATACTTAGGCGAACTTGTTCGTGAAAAACTCATTTACTACCCAACAGTGACACGTGAGGCTTTTAAGCACACTGGCCGTCTTACTACTGCAATTGAATCTGGCCAACTCTTTAAAGATATTGGTTTGCCGCCATTGGATCCAGCAGTGGATCGCGCCATGATTTGCGGCAGCCCTTCTATGCTCAAAGAAACTTCCGAAATGCTCGATGCCAAAGGGTTTAAGGTTTCCCCAAGTCTTGGTCAGTTGGGTGACTATGTCTTTGAGCGGGCTTTCGTAGAAAAATAA